The DNA window CGGAGGCGGGTGAGGCGCCAGATCGTGTAGCCCTGGAACGCGAGGTAGGCGATGCCGAGCGCGAGCGCCAGCCAGGCGTAGGAGTGTCCGCCGGGCGAGCCCACGTAGCAGGTCGAGGACTCCGTCACCTGGCTGCCCTCGGTGACCCGGACGGGGTCGGAGCAGCTGCCGTCCGAGGAGCTGGTGGTGAACGACGCCACCAGGACCACGAACACCAGCGGGAAGCCGGTGGCCAGGCCGGCGAGGCCCAGCGCCTTCTCCCGGCCGGTCCAGGTCTTCGACACGGCGAGCAGCACGATGCCGGCCACCCACGCGACCGCGCCGAGGGGCCAGAGGATGAACAGCAGCTCGGCGACGACCAGGCAGATGATCGCGCTGGTCTCCACCGTCCGCGACGCCC is part of the Nocardioides conyzicola genome and encodes:
- a CDS encoding HAAS signaling domain-containing protein, whose amino-acid sequence is MNTDELHPLASAYLQELEARARQLPPDQARELVEDIREHLVSALRPESGEADVRTTLDRLGPPAEVVAAAGPPVYVAPPAPRASRTVETSAIICLVVAELLFILWPLGAVAWVAGIVLLAVSKTWTGREKALGLAGLATGFPLVFVVLVASFTTSSSDGSCSDPVRVTEGSQVTESSTCYVGSPGGHSYAWLALALGIAYLAFQGYTIWRLTRLRRPS